One part of the Salinivirga cyanobacteriivorans genome encodes these proteins:
- a CDS encoding PorP/SprF family type IX secretion system membrane protein, producing MLHYCDKAIHIKIFLLGIVLMLGGTLRAQDPQFSQFYGTSLYLAPSLAGSSDGTKVTLNYRNQWPFIANGFQSYLFSADHFFGKLNSGVGIMALREQAGSGKLSSTYIGGAYAYHIKLSRNWSMRPGLMMSYLRRNIDFSQLIFSDQLVSGNPTIETIEAPNVQRLDFSASAIFFNKNIWFGTTAKHLTVPNVSFLGDEMNLNRYFTFYAGSKLTLHDISARFPMGQYLYPNIQFKWQGVYKQLDAGIYWEIRPMLFGLRYRGIPVFKKYAGSDAVIFLAGFRQDNLTISYSYDLTISKLMGTGTGGAHEIVMMFNFNTNIKTKRKPMPCPHCHYE from the coding sequence ATGTTACACTACTGCGATAAAGCGATTCATATAAAAATATTTTTACTGGGCATTGTGCTAATGCTGGGCGGAACGTTAAGGGCGCAGGACCCCCAGTTCTCCCAGTTTTACGGTACATCACTTTACCTGGCCCCTTCGCTGGCCGGATCTTCCGATGGCACAAAGGTCACGCTCAATTACCGTAATCAATGGCCTTTTATTGCCAATGGTTTTCAGAGCTACCTCTTCTCGGCCGACCATTTCTTTGGCAAACTCAACAGTGGTGTGGGTATTATGGCCCTAAGGGAGCAGGCCGGGAGCGGCAAGCTAAGCTCTACATACATTGGAGGGGCTTATGCTTACCACATTAAACTGAGCCGCAACTGGAGCATGAGGCCGGGACTGATGATGAGTTACCTCAGACGCAATATCGATTTCTCACAACTGATTTTTTCAGATCAGCTCGTTTCGGGTAACCCAACCATTGAAACCATTGAAGCGCCAAATGTGCAGCGACTCGACTTCTCGGCTTCGGCCATTTTCTTTAACAAAAATATTTGGTTCGGGACTACGGCCAAGCACCTGACCGTACCCAATGTCTCGTTCCTGGGCGATGAAATGAACCTTAACCGGTATTTTACTTTTTATGCGGGATCGAAACTTACCCTGCACGATATCAGTGCGCGATTCCCCATGGGACAGTACCTATATCCAAACATTCAGTTTAAGTGGCAGGGCGTATACAAACAGCTCGATGCCGGTATTTATTGGGAAATAAGACCTATGCTTTTTGGACTCCGCTACAGGGGGATTCCTGTATTTAAAAAGTATGCCGGATCAGATGCCGTGATTTTTCTTGCCGGGTTCAGGCAAGACAACTTAACCATTTCATACAGCTACGACCTGACTATTTCTAAACTCATGGGTACGGGTACCGGAGGTGCACACGAGATTGTAATGATGTTTAATTTCAATACTAACATCAAAACCAAACGCAAACCAATGCCCTGCCCGCATTGTCACTATGAATAA